The Winslowiella toletana region AGCGGATGTTTAGGGTTGCTCGAGGCATCAATCGCGTAAGGGTCATCCACCGCCGCAGCACACTGCGCCTCGATGTTTTCCGGCCAGACCGGAACCTTACTGGTAACCATCGCGATATAGCGTGGGATACTGAAGATGAAACTCAATGCAAACAGCAACGGGAAAAGAAACATCGGCGCGCCGTTATATGCGGATAGTAAATACAGCAGCCCAAACCAATATCCTTCTCTCTTGCCGGCTATCGGCAGGCAGAAATTCACCGCCGGCGCCACCGACGCCGGCCCCGCTTCCATATAACGACGGACAAACTCCCAGTGGCGCTCAAGCTGCTTACGATCTGAGTGTGTTGCTGGCAGGCAGAAAGTATCGATTACCGTCTCGTTATCGTCCGCCAGGATATGACCGCTAATATAATAGTCTTGATTGAAACTTTTTCGATGGCTCAGGCCGGAGGTAAAGAACACCTTTTCCCACGGCACGCTGCAGGTGGTGCCATCCAGCCGGAAAAAATGAATCTGCCGATTTTTTCTGTCAAATCGAATCGGATAATGAGTCCAGGCAAACCATTCAGTTTTAAGAAGATAAATCATCCAAAGTGCCATAGGAAATGCAATTAGGGCAATAAAAAAAATAAAACGCAAATTATAAAATGAACCCCACCCACCATTAGGAATGGTATAAATAACAATCAATGAAAATGAAATTAAATATGATGAGAAAAAAACAAATCCTATTAGACTTACAAATCCCTTTGCTGAATAGTACTTATCAACAAGCTCCATGCAATAAGAGTTCATGGAGATCAACTTTAAGTCCGGCACCATTGATTGACTGTTAAGATCGATCCGTTGATCATACTTTAGTTGATTATTTTTCTCATCCGCGTTAAGCGGGCGATTAAATTTAAATTTGGGAATTAGTCCGTAGTAGTCCATATTGGTCTCCTGCTCCCTGCTCCAGATTCCACACTCACCCAGTCCGCTTATGCCCAACAGTACCTACTTTTCCTCGGGCGTTTTGCGGAACAGATCGCGAAGCGGATGTTTAGGGTTGCTCGAGGCATCAATCGCGTAAGGGTCATCCACCGCCGCGGCACACTGCGCCTCGATGTTTTCCGGCCAGACCGGAACCTTACTGGTAACCATCGCGATATAGCGTGGGATACTGAAGATGAAACTCAATGCAAACAGCAACGGTAAAAGAAACATCGGCGCGCCGTTATATGCGGATAGTAAATACAGCAGCCCAAACCAATATCCTTCTCTCTTGCC contains the following coding sequences:
- a CDS encoding DUF6708 domain-containing protein, which encodes MDYYGLIPKFKFNRPLNADEKNNQLKYDQRIDLNSQSMVPDLKLISMNSYCMELVDKYYSAKGFVSLIGFVFFSSYLISFSLIVIYTIPNGGWGSFYNLRFIFFIALIAFPMALWMIYLLKTEWFAWTHYPIRFDRKNRQIHFFRLDGTTCSVPWEKVFFTSGLSHRKSFNQDYYISGHILADDNETVIDTFCLPATHSDRKQLERHWEFVRRYMEAGPASVAPAVNFCLPIAGKREGYWFGLLYLLSAYNGAPMFLFPLLFALSFIFSIPRYIAMVTSKVPVWPENIEAQCAAAVDDPYAIDASSNPKHPLRDLFRKTPGEK